One genomic segment of Helianthus annuus cultivar XRQ/B chromosome 14, HanXRQr2.0-SUNRISE, whole genome shotgun sequence includes these proteins:
- the LOC110903699 gene encoding mitochondrial Rho GTPase 1 yields the protein MAGGGTSAAKSSSTTTGVRIVVAGDRGTGKSSLIITAAAESFPTNVPPVLPPTRLPEDMFPEHVPVTVIDTSSSLENRGKLADELKRADAVVLTYACDEPSTLDRLSTFWLPELRRLEVKVPVIVAGCKLDLRDEQQAVSLELVMSPIMQQFREIETCIECSAYKHIQIPEVFYYAQKAVLHPTAPLFDQEAQTLKPRCVRALKRIFILCDHDRDGALSDAELNDFQVKCFNAPLQPSEIVGVKRVVQEKLPEGVNENGLTLTGFLFLHALFIEKGRLETTWTVLRKYGYNNDIRLGDDQLLAPIKRTPDQSVELTSEAVEFLRGVFTLFDSDGDGALNAHELEDLFSTAPESPWNEAPYASAAEKNALGGLSLDGFLSEWAFMTVLDPVLSVENLIYIGYAGDPSSAVRVTRKRRVDRKKQSSDRNVFQCFVFGPKEAGKSSLLHSFVGRQFTEAYTPTTEERYAVNTVDQPDGTKKTLILREIPEDAIGKLLVNKDALAACDIAVFVHDSSNASSWTRATELLVQVASHGESTGYEVPCLIVAAKDDLEPYPTAIQDSTRVSQDMGIEAPIPISTKLGDFNNVFRRIVRAAEHPHLSIPETEAGKSRKQYHRVLNRSLMVVSVGAAVAIVGLAAYRVYATRKNASS from the exons ATGGCCGGAGGAGGTACTTCTGCTGCCAAATCCAGCTCCACAACCACCGGCGTTCGGATCGTCGTCGCCGGTGACCGCGGCACCGGCAAGTCCAGCTTGATCATCACCGCCGCTGCCGAGTCTTTTCCGACCAATGTTCCGCCGGTGTTGCCGCCTACTAGGCTGCCCGAGGATATGTTTCCGGAGCATGTTCCTGTTACTGTCATTGATACCTCCTCTAG TTTGGAGAACAGAGGAAAGCTTGCTGATGAACTGAAGAGAGCTGATGCAGTTGTTCTTACGTATGCGTGTGATGAGCCTTCTACACTTGATCGATTGAGTACTTTCTGGCTTCCTGAACTCAGACGATTGGAG GTAAAGGTTCCTGTTATAGTGGCAGGCTGTAAGTTGGATTTAAGGGATGAACAACAAGCAGTTAGTTTGGAGTTGGTGATGTCTCCTATAATGCAACAGTTTAGGGAAATTGAAACCTGTATTGAATGTTCAGCATACAAACATATTCAG ATCCCTGAGGTATTTTACTATGCCCAGAAAGCCGTACTTCATCCAACAGCTCCACTATTTGACCAGGAGGCACAAACTTTGAAACCTAGATGTGTGAGGGCTTTAAAAAGGATATTTATTCTCTGTGATCATGATAGAGATGGTGCCCTAAGCGACGCCGAGTTGAATGATTTCCAG GTCAAATGTTTTAATGCTCCGTTGCAACCCTCAGAAATAGTGGGCGTGAAAAGAGTTGTGCAAGAAAAACTGCCTGAAGGAGTCAATGAGAATGGCCTAACATTAACGGGCTTCCTTTTTCTTCACGCCTTATTTATTGAAAAAGGTCGTTTAGAGACAACATGGACCGTTTTAAGAAAATATGGTTACAATAATGATATAAGGCTTGGTGATGATCAGTTGCTGGCTCCAATTAAAAGAACTCCTGATCAG AGTGTGGAGCTGACAAGCGAAGCTGTGGAATTTCTCAGAGGAGTTTTTACCTTGTTTGACAGTGATGGT GATGGGGCTCTTAATGCACATGAGCTTGAGGACCTTTTTTCTACTGCACCAGAAAG TCCTTGGAATGAAGCTCCATATGCAAGTGCCGCAGAAAAAAATGCACTGGGAGGATTATCACTTGATGGATTTTTGTCAGAg TGGGCTTTTATGACAGTTTTGGATCCAGTACTCAGTGTTGAGAATCTCATATACATCGGGTATGCtggtgatccttcatctgcagtAAGAGTTACCCGAAAAAGACGTGTTGACCGTAAGAAGCAAAGCTCTGACCGTAACGTCTTCCAGTGTTTCGTGTTTGGGCCAAAAGAGGCaggaaaatcctcattgttgcaTTCTTTTGTTGGAAG GCAATTTACTGAAGCTTATACACCGACAACTGAGGAGCGATATGCAGTTAACACTGTCGATCAGCCTGAT GGCACAAAGAAAACGTTGATTTTGCGGGAGATACCTGAAGATGCTATTGGAAAATTGCTCGTTAATAAGGATGCGTTGGCAGCCTGTGACATTGCTGTCTTTGTGCATGACAG TTCAAACGCGTCTTCATGGACAAGAGCAACAGAGTTACTTGTTCAAGTTGCCAGTCACGGGGAATCTACTGGTTATGAGGTTCCTTGCCTTATTGTTGCAGCTAAAGATGACCTCGAACCTTATCCAACTGCAATACAAGATTCAACAAGG GTGAGCCAAGATATGGGAATTGAGGCTCCTATACCTATAAGCACAAAATTGGGAGACTTCAATAATGTATTTAGGAGAATTGTGAGAGCAGCCGAGCACCCTCACTTGAGCATACCTGAAACCGAAGCTGGAAAATCTCGAAAACAGTATCATAGGGTTCTTAACCGATCCCTAATGGTTGTTTCAG TGGGTGCTGCAGTTGCAATCGTTGGGCTAGCTGCATACCGCGTTTATGCTACAAGGAAGAACGCGTCCTCTTAA
- the LOC110903698 gene encoding probable serine/threonine-protein kinase PBL7, translating into METVTPAPHTRTHTNKNRNHSLHHNHNQHHHNILSETSILVVLLLALVVIIILLVTIFVIIALLRRVKSNGSANSNKNCMFVAHSIVSFDGNTGRLDMKRGCIYGESPCSLPSATSKGVQVFTYKELQSATEGFTEANRVGKGGFGNVYRGTLGDGTLSAIKMLRREGKQGERAFRSEVDLLSRLQCPYLVDLVGYCADNQHRLLVFEYMPNGSLHDHLHLHDGRSQQLNWGIRLRIALDCARALEFLHEHTSPSVIHRDFKSTNILLDENYRAKVSNFGLAKIGSDKLNGMISTRVLGTTGYLAPEYASTGKLTTKSDVYSYGVVLLELLTGRVPIDTNRPPGEHVLVSWALPRLTNRAAVVEMVDPDLHGQFSKKDLIQVAAVAAMCVQTEADYRPLMTDVVQSLIPIVQNVSFGSSNSSSRYSKRVSPRS; encoded by the exons ATGGAAACAGTCACGCCAGCCCCACATACAAGAACACACACCAACAAAAACCGGAACCACTCGCtccaccacaaccacaaccaacaccaccacaataTTCTCTCAGAAACCTCCATCCTTGTGGTGCTACTGCTAGCGCTTGTTGTCATCATCATCTTACTCGTTACAATTTTCGTAATCATAGCATTGCTTCGTCGCGTAAAATCAAATGGATCCGCCAACAGCAACAAAAACTGCATGTTTGTTGCTCATAGCATTGTATCATTCGATGGTAACACAG gGAGGTTAGATATGAAGAGGGGGTGTATTTATGGAGAAAGCCCATGCAGCCTGCCATCAGCAACATCTAAAGGGGTGCAAGTGTTTACATACAAAGAGCTGCAATCCGCTACTGAAGGCTTCACTGAAGCCAACCGTGTGGGAAAgggcggttttgggaacgtctaTCGTGGTACGTTGGGTGATGGCACTCTTTCCGCTATTAAAATGCTTCGTCGGGAAGGCAAGCAAGGAGAGCGTGCGTTTCGGTCAGAG GTGGATTTACTAAGTCGTTTGCAATGTCCATACTTGGTGGATCTTGTTGGATATTGTGCGGATAACCAACACAGGCTGCTTGTATTCGAATACATGCCGAATGGTAGTCTTCATGATCACTTGCATCTTCATGACGGTCGGTCACAGCAATTGAATTGGGGAATCCGATTGAGAATCGCGCTAGATTGTGCACGAGCCCTTGAGTTTCTCCATGAGCACACGTCTCCATCGGTCATACACCGTGATTTTAAATCTACCAACATTTTGTTGGACGAAAACTATCGTGCAAAAGTCTCGAATTTTGGGCTGGCCAAGATTGGATCCGACAAGCTAAATGGCATGATTTCGACTCGTGTGTTGGGAACTACTGGATATTTGGCACCCGA GTACGCTTCGACGGGGAAACTTACAACCAAATCAGATGTGTATAGCTACGGTGTTGTTTTGCTAGAGCTTTTAACAGGACGTGTACCTATTGACACTAACCGCCCACCTGGAGAGCACGTCCTTGTCTCGTGG GCGCTTCCGAGATTAACGAATAGAGCTGCAGTTGTGGAGATGGTTGATCCAGATCTACATGGCCAATTTTCAAAAAAGGATCTAATCCAG GTAGCGGCTGTTGCAGCCATGTGTGTGCAAACGGAAGCTGATTATCGGCCTTTGATGACAGATGTGGTGCAATCTTTAATTCCTATAGTGCAAAACGTATCTTTTGGGAGCTCAAATAGTTCTTCTAGGTACAGTAAACGAGTTAGCCCAAGATCATAG